One region of Armigeres subalbatus isolate Guangzhou_Male chromosome 3, GZ_Asu_2, whole genome shotgun sequence genomic DNA includes:
- the LOC134219186 gene encoding E3 SUMO-protein ligase RanBP2 isoform X1, translating to MFSTKKDIDRHVKTSLAKLPEHEKFLRGLAIARQYFKLGEYSSAEHWLSCFLTVQEDSAPGHKLLGQCYEKQKKIDRAITSYQRSLQLDSKQTGLITEVCKLLLSDDNFSKNLSKAKHWCDLAETERINHEAVLNLKLKVANKDTTTDNKLIKEIILKEIVARPLDPGLRIRLVKHFIEEKRMDDAFKYCFDIEMKFTETFQQSIEWTNAISSMLTKYVEQNVNTYQSNWNYWLLSILTLDRQIYLNLLADSSLQSIKQSNLKEIATLLFELDQTLRKFADKGRNACPNKQLAEEFLRHYRGQLLLHSSSLLFKHEKQGSGKARDVTTKCLPLLFLAYQCGVPDSDEPWLKHTNDITRGLVAYWNKQASFRCCQAGGTILSCIDESVDASVIAQIQSVTESKIWNTAEDLVNQVRQFCSDVGWKKHVFRALYSNNGDHVSKMSSSYFMQSGSIGEPQYVLPKREHMQMYLEIAQYLYPSSLAYQIYLGLGVEDLSELKCKSFKGLNFSTNNLDNCNVETLNQLDVDCFLYCSILVAKSCMEGERKYQDKIDTGKPIILPAPIMIPTLCEENKLDWWNAASAIFKNTKMDNMSSNKQLLQHGIQAVRGTGTPITDVLVLLKLGKILAKRVTSAMVPEERRQLELRTESVYKAGVLLWKMRNEASFSSTNIFFKYGIESFDCSQEAVKLAEEALTYLAGAYFRHGRYEEFTHDFGGIPLPFAAYFRAEAFKKLDESSKTPLKTKKFYSERARDCMKQTQKYLELPYIEKSHPLHFVVHSEIKRLQFNDSMDGSLNTSLNGFGTAGGIDDSDHFQSFSSSTNTGLNRSEREAANFSAKTNELENLIRKMMETLNIVKEDVLNIRNDVGDMQERLVKIEENIHKKPAEDDANRAASVLNDLYILDELQNPSFASQAAYNPPMQQLTPNMGPSHNRLPPAHSAAAAAAAAVAMQQTNAAYQQFYNTSYPMYMQQYAQQQGRAQIGSIASPMHTYPDNNLLVQASSAPYYQQQQPSLPPVALPTPQVPVAIPKGSSLIEQALQTPTLLNTWNSTYNSAIPATSMAPPLATSSTPLEKAAPVNVVITNSDPLPTNISVGTTQPMYSVTIPPQHIKHSVVGNTPTVTPVVPSSVPVALPASGIENISPVEQQPINTKFPIPAPKATLPTTIMPGMFSQSINSSLTLNTSTAEPEEDNDEEDSANVSGEYDPRPDFKPIIALPDEIEVKTGEEDEEQIFCGRSKLLRMVDKEWKERGLGDLKILKSKTDPSKYRIVMRREQVHKIAANHSISPELIIKPMEKNNKCYTWAAMDFADEEPRKETFCARFASVELAKEFYDKFNDAKNEINKLKKQKENAAATPNFAFSTPKPDTSSTATNKSSFAATVPPIKPIFGMTTVATTTAATSTTTAPKPFQGFTFTNNFTPKTTTVEEKPKEPTKPSPFASFSFGANTKTVTPPSVDSSTGQKSFTDIYNSLNKLTAPSIISTPVNVVASKNPETQPSNTSLNEDVVEEFVPTADFKPVIALPELVEVKTGEEGFDCVFEHRAKIFRMDKTAKEWKERGIGNIRVLVNKEDNNVARLLMRREQVLKLCCNQLITKDVKFTRTEKNNSLTWVGHDYSENELVVETFAIRFKTADVRDDFHNILTKVQAAMGDKPQSDATYKKEDKKTEPKGFGDKFKPKAGSWTCESCYLTNKADDVYCMACNSPKDSTVPKKESNLLDTMSKTTSKFTFGVQPASKKDPPVAGFGDQFKPKAGSWTCSGCYVTNKADDLYCLACDTPKDSTVPKKENKGVLGAAGDGPKLTFASGGGFTFGVPAVTSTATISSSVVTTTTGSGFTFGSTPGSGFTFGINLPKPAVTATPSTISTDVATAVTSTTASSSFKFELPKPTLSFGPSPTKSTVDTASATTPRLPAPAEKTSFEFVFKPKSPGKPKSPGRTLSTGSANDDAECEAEGEECAEEENNTYFTPVIPLPDKVDVKTGEEDEDVLYSHRSKLYRYVDKEWKERGIGDVKILKHKTNGKLRVVMRRDQVLKICLNHALDSDVQYQKKDDKSWQFIANDFSEGVFEVMNFSLRFKNAEIANDFKIAIDRALSGEATKASSPASNILNATLDSTISTPISNLNFSQLSDISLDEKAIIDKHKLPANFFDSPKQPCPGCRGCDPDGFVFPTYDLAMNRDLLDQKPLPMNVNDVKPVPITRKITRSPKKVSFSESNEDEKVNNLFGSLSTTTTVGKTTDSKSSPFSISSFVSAEKQSSASTVFGTASIPTTDQSTPKSIFGGFASGTTSGTPVTGSIFSSSLNTTPKTVLPSSQTDKSKSPLLQPSVFGSVGSGSSLNKSAEGVQLFGSGFGQISTASANIFGGTPGSTTKSETPANTPISNVTTPALGSAGSGNIFGGFGNSSSTPVFGSLSTSANLTGGFSFADAAKGFDKQTIIESDLLKKMETGVSFASLATGKSENFLTKQNAPNTGFVGLTVKEDVFTRMANSSKNDSTGDTDDKGEAAGGDENYDPHYEPIIQLPDEIEVRTGEEEETKLFGCRAKLYRYDADTKEWKERGVGELKILFHPERKSYRLLMRREQIFKLVLNHVISSDLLVTSMNSKAFIWAAMNHAEEGPQLEKLAARFKNEDLAGNFKTILDQCQENLRQKPDLEPDQD from the exons ATGTTCTCCACCAAAAAGGATATTGATCGGCACGTTAAAACGTCGCTAGCGAAATTGCCGGAGCATGAG aaatttctacgaGGTTTGGCGATAGCTCGACAATATTTCAAACTAGGCGAGTACAGCAGTGCTGAGCATTGGCTTTCCTGTTTCCTCACGGTGCAAGAGGACAGCGCTCCCGGTCATAAACTTCTTGGGCAATGTTACgagaagcagaaaaaaatcgACAGAGCAATCACCTCATATCAACGGTCTCTTCAACTGGATTCCAAACAAACCGGATTGATCACGGAAGTTTGTAAACTATTGTTGTCGGATGATAACTTTAGTAAAAATCTTTCGAAAGCTAAGCACTGGTGCGATCTCGCCGAAACGGAACGCATCAACCATGAAGCCGTACTGAATCTGAAACTTAAAGTGGCAAATAAAGACACCACTACTGACAACAAGCTGATTAAGGAGATTATTCTCAAAGAAATCGTAGCTCGTCCTCTGGATCCGGGTCTGCGAATACGCCTTGTGAAGCATTTCATAGAGGAGAAAAGGATGGACGATGCTTTCAAATATTGCTTTGATATAGAAATGAAGTTTACCGAAACGTTCCAACAGTCGATCGAATGGACCAATGCCATCTCATCCATGTTGACCAAGTACGTTGAACAGAACGTCAACACCTACCAATCGAATTGGAACTACTGGCTTCTGTCCATTTTAACCCTTGACCGCCAAATTTACCTCAACCTTTTGGCTGATTCGTCACTTCAATCAATCAAGCAGAGTAACCTGAAAGAAATAGCCACACTCTTGTTTGAACTGGACCAGACCCTACGCAAATTTGCCGACAAAGGGCGAAATGCGTGTCCAAATAAACAGCTTGCCGAGGAATTTCTCCGCCACTACCGTGGCCAGCTACTGCTTCACTCATCTTCTCTACTCTTTAAGCATGAGAAGCAAGGCAGCGGCAAAGCGCGAGATGTGACTACGAAATGTTTGCCGCTCCTGTTCCTGGCATATCAGTGTGGCGTTCCGGACTCGGACGAACCATGGCTGAAGCACACCAACGACATCACGCGGGGATTGGTAGCTTACTGGAACAAACAGGCCAGTTTTCGGTGCTGTCAGGCCGGCGGAACGATACTATCTTGCATTGACGAAAGTGTGGACGCGTCGGTGATTGCTCAGATCCAAAGTGTGACGGAGAGTAAAATTTGGAATACCGCGGAAGATCTGGTCAATCAG gTTCGCCAGTTTTGCTCCGATGTCGGTTGGAAGAAACACGTTTTCCGTGCGTTGTACAGCAATAATGGGGATCACGTTTCAAAAATGTCATCTTCCTATTTTATGCAGAGCGGTTCCATTGGCGAGCCTCAGTATGTGCTCCCTAAGCGAGAACATATGCAAATGTATCTGGAGATCGCCCAATACCTGTACCCGTCTTCGCTGGCTTACCAAATCTATCTGGGTCTCGGCGTAGAAGACTTATCCGAACTGAAATGCAAATCGTTCAAAGGACTGAACTTTTCTACCAACAATTTGGACAATTGTAACGTTGAAACCCTAAATCAACTGGATGTGGATTGTTTCCTATACTGCTCGATTTTGGTAGCGAAAAGTTGCATGGAAGGAGAAAGGAAATATCAGGACAAAATCGATACTGGCAAACCCATAATCCTGCCTGCGCCCATCATGATTCCTACGCTATGTGAGGAGAATAAGCTGGATTGGTGGAACGCAGCAAGTGCCATTTTCAAGAACACAAAAATGGATAATATGTCTTCGAACAAGCAGCTGCTCCAACATGGCATCCAGGCAGTAAGAGGGACCGGAACACCGATAACGGATGTACTTGTTCTGCTTAAGCTGGGGAAGATTCTGGCGAAGCGTGTCACCTCCGCAATGGTACCAGAAGAGAGACGTCAGTTAGAGCTACGAACCGAAAGTGTTTACAAGGCGGGGGTTCTTTTGTGGAAAATGCGAAACGAAGCTTCGTTCAGTAGCACCAACATCTTCTTCAAGTATGGTATTGAATCGTTTGATTGCAGCCAAGAAGCGGTAAAGCTTGCCGAGGAAGCTCTGACCTACCTGGCTGGTGCATACTTCAGGCATGGGCGATACGAAGAATTCACGCACGATTTTGGAGGTATTCCATTACCATTTGCTGCTTATTTCAGAGCTGAAGCTTTTAAAAAATTGGATGAGTCGAGTAAGACGCCCCTGAAAACGAAGAAGTTTTACAGTGAAAGGGCTCGGGATTGTATGAAACAAACTCAAAAATATTTAGAGCTGCCCTACATTGAAAAAAGCCATCCTTTGCATTTCGTTGTTCATAGTGAAATCAAGCGTTTACAGTTCAACGATTCTATGGACGGAAGCTTGAACACCTCTCTCAATGGCTTCGGTACTGCTGGCGGTATTGATGACAGTGATCACTTCCAATCTTTCAGCTCTTCGACCAACACTGGGTTGAACAGATCGGAACGCGAGGCTGCTAATTTTTCCGCCAAGACCAATGAGTTGGAAAATCTGATTCGAAAGATGATGGAGACACTGAACATTGTGAAGGAGGACGTGTTGAACATAAGAAACGATGTGGGTGACATGCAGGAGCGGCTGGTGAAGATCGAAGAAAACATTCATAAGAAGCCTGCTGAAGATGATGCAAATAGAGCGGCTTCCGTGTTAAATGATCTGTACATTTTGGATGAATTGCAAAATCCCTCTTTCGCAAGCCAAGCAGCATATAATCCACCAATGCAGCAACTAACACCTAATATGGGCCCATCACATAATCGTTTACCTCCTGCTCATTCCGCAgctgcggcggcggcggcagcaGTGGCTATGCAACAAACAAATGCTGCTTACCAGCAATTTTACAACACATCTTATCCAATGTACATGCAACAGTATGCCCAACAACAAGGTCGCGCACAGATAGGATCCATTGCTTCACCCATGCATACTTATCCGGACAATAATCTTTTGGTACAAGCTTCTTCAGCTCCTTATTATCAGCAACAGCAGCCTTCCCTTCCACCAGTGGCACTGCCAACTCCACAAGTTCCTGTAGCAATCCCAAAAGGTTCATCGCTGATTGAACAGGCCCTTCAAACACCCACCCTCCTTAACACTTGGAATTCCACCTACAATTCTGCAATTCCAGCAACTTCAATGGCTCCACCGCTGGCCACTAGTTCAACTCCTCTGGAAAAAGCAGCGCCAGTCAATGTAGTAATAACCAACTCCGATCCTTTACCAACTAACATTTCGGTTGGAACTACGCAACCAATGTACAGCGTCACGATTCCACCACAACACATCAAACATAGCGTTGTTGGCAATACTCCAACGGTCACGCCAGTGGTCCCTTCGTCTGTACCAGTCGCTCTTCCTGCCTCGGGTATAGAAAATATCTCTCCGGTTGAACAACAGCCAATTAACACCAAATTCCCAATTCCAGCTCCGAAGGCAACATTGCCGACAACCATTATGCCGGGAATGTTCAGTCAAAGCATCAACTCATCTTTGACACTAAACACCAGCACTGCGGAACCTGAAGAAGACAACGACGAGGAGGATTCCGCCAATGTGTCTGGAGAGTACGATCCTCGGCCAGACTTCAAACCAATCATCGCCCTTCCAGATGAAATCGAAGTGAAAACCGgcgaagaagatgaagaacAGATATTTTGCGGTAGGTCCAAGCTATTGCGGATGGTTGATAAGGAGTGGAAAGAAAGAGGGCTGGGCGATCTAAAAATTCTCAAAAGCAAAACCGACCCGTCCAAGTATAGAATCGTTATGAGGCGAGAGCAAGTTCATAAGATTGCCGCCAATCATTCGATTTCACCGGAATTGATTATCAAACCGATGGAGAAGAATAACAAATGTTACACTTGGGCCGCAATGGACTTCGCTGACGAGGAACCTAGAAAGGAAACGTTCTGCGCACGGTTTGCGAGTGTGGAACTGGCCAAAGAATTCTATGATAAATTTAACGATGCTAAAAATGAGATAAACAAGCTGAAAAAACAGAAGGAAAATGCCGCAGCTACTCCCAACTTTGCATTCAGTACCCCTAAACCAGATACGTCATCAACCGCTACTAACAAATCATCATTTGCTGCAACTGTGCCGCCGATAAAACCAATTTTCGGAATGACTACAGTTGCCACAACAACTGCAGCTACGTCTACAACAACAGCTCCAAAACCATTCCAAGGTTTTACATTCACCAATAATTTTACACCTAAAACAACAACGGTCGAGGAAAAGCCAAAAGAACCGACGAAACCGAGTCCTTTTGCATCGTTCAGTTTCGGGGCTAACACGAAAACCGTTACACCTCCATCCGTTGATTCATCAACTGGTCAAAAATCTTTCACTGATATTTATAATAGCTTAAACAAGCTTACTGCTCCGTCGATTATTTCCACACCGGTGAATGTCGTCGCATCCAAGAACCCCGAAACGCAACCTTCGAATACTTCTCTCAACGAAGacgtggttgaagaattcgtccCCACCGCAGATTTCAAACCGGTGATTGCGCTACCTGAACTAGTTGAAGTGAAAACAGGCGAAGAAGGCTTTGATTGTGTGTTTGAACACCGAGCAAAAATTTTCCGCATGGACAAAACGGCTAAGGAATGGAAGGAACGTGGTATCGGAAACATCCGAGTGCTGGTAAACAAAGAGGACAACAACGTTGCTCGTTTACTGATGCGGCGGGAGCAGGTGCTGAAGTTGTGCTGCAATCAACTGATTACTAAAGACGTGAAGTTCACTCGTACCGAGAAGAACAACTCTTTGACCTGGGTGGGACACGACTACTCCGAGAATGAGTTGGTGGTCGAAACATTTGCTATTCGCTTCAAGACGGCTGACGTCCGTGATGATTTCCACAACATATTGACAAAGGTACAAGCCGCTATGGGCGATAAGCCACAATCCGATGCAACTTATAAAAAGGAAGACAAGAAAACTGAACCAAAAGGCTTTGGAGATAAGTTCAAACCTAAAGCCGGTTCGTGGACCTGCGAGTCATGTTATCTAACAAACAAGGCTGATGATGTGTACTGCATGGCTTGTAACAGTCCAAAGGATTCTACAGTGCCGAAAAAGGAAAGCAACTTGCTGGACACAATGTCGAAAACCACAAGTAAATTCACTTTCGGTGTGCAACCGGCTTCAAAGAAAGATCCACCTGTTGCAGGTTTTGGCGACCAATTCAAGCCAAAGGCCGGATCTTGGACTTGTTCTGGATGCTACGTCACCAATAAAGCCGATGACCTGTACTGTTTGGCATGTGATACTCCGAAAGACTCCACAGTTcctaaaaaagaaaataaaggaGTTCTTGGAGCTGCCGGAGATGGTCCTAAGCTTACGTTTGCATCCGGTGGTGGTTTCACGTTTGGCGTTCCAGCTGTCACATCCACTGCTACTATTAGTAGTAGTGTTGTGACAACTACCACTGGATCAGGCTTCACCTTTGGATCTACACccggatctggattcactttcgGAATCAACCTTCCAAAACCGGCTGTCACAGCAACGCCTTCAACTATATCGACTGACGTTGCTACTGCGGTAACATCTACGACTGCGTCCAGTAGTTTCAAGTTTGAGCTTCCGAAACCGACGTTGTCTTTTGGGCCCTCGCCAACGAAATCCACGGTAGACACTGCGAGTGCAACCACCCCTAGGTTGCCTGCTCCCGCCGAGAAGACATCGTTCGAGTTCGTGTTCAAGCCGAAATCTCCGGGGAAACCGAAAAGTCCGGGTCGCACTTTGAGCACTGGATCTGCCAATGACGATGCCGAATGTGAAGCGGAAGGGGAAGAATGTGCCGAGGAGGAGAACAACACCTACTTCACACCGGTGATTCCGCTTCCGGATAAG GTTGATGTTAAAACGGGTGAGGAAGATGAAGATGTGCTGTACTCACACAGATCGAAGTTGTACCGCTATGTTGACAAAGAATGGAAAGAACGAGGTATCGGTGATGTTAAAATCTTAAAACACAAAACCAATGGAAAACTGAG AGTGGTCATGCGTCGAGATCAAGTActgaaaatatgtttgaatcatGCCCTGGATAGCGATGTGCAGTACCAGAAGAAGGACGATAAGTCGTGGCAGTTTATTGCGAACGACTTCTCGGAAGGAGTTTTCGAAGTGATGAACTTTTCATTGCGCTTTAAGAATGCCGAAATTGCAAATGACTTCAAAATCGCAATCGATCGTGCCCTTTCCGGTGAAGCAACCAAAGCTTCATCACCGGCTTCCAACATACTCAACGCTACATTGGATTCCACTATTTCGACTCCGATCAGTAACCTCAACTTTTCACAGCTGAGTGATATTTCGCTGGACGAAAAAGCAATAATTGATAAGCACAAATTGCCCGCAAACTTTTTCGACAGCCCTAAACAACCGTGCCCGGGCTGTCGTGGCTGTGATCCGGATGGCTTTGTCTTTCCAACGTACGACCTTGCTATGAATAGAGATCTCCTGGACCAAAAACCGTTACCGATGAATGTGAACGACGTGAAACCCGTGCCCATTACACGAAAAATTACGAGATCACCAAAGAAAGTGAGCTTTTCCGAATCGAATGAAGACGAAAAGGTGAACAATCTGTTCGGCTCGTTATCTACGACCACAACAGTCGGGAAAACCACCGACAGCAAGTCTTCACCATTCTCTATCAGTAGTTTTGTTTCGGCGGAAAAACAATCGTCAGCATCTACGGTTTTCGGAACCGCGTCAATACCTACAACAGATCAGTCAACTCCCAAGTCTATTTTTGGAG GTTTTGCATCCGGAACCACCTCGGGCACACCCGTTACTGGATCGATTTTTTCCTCTTCTCTGAATACAACCCCTAAAACTGTGCTTCCATCTTCGCAAACGGACAAGTCGAAGTCACCACTACTACAGCCCTCCGTGTTTGGTTCTGTAGGTTCCGGGTCTAGTTTGAACAAGTCGGCTGAGGGAGTTCAACTGTTTGGTTCCGGTTTCGGACAAATCAGCACGGCCAGCGCGAATAtctttggaggaactcccggctCAACCACGAAGTCGGAAACTCCCGCCAATACCCCAATTAGTAATGTAACGACACCCGCGCTGGGTTCCGCCGGAAGCGGTAATATATTTGGTGGATTTGGTAACAGCTCCTCTACTCCGGTGTTTGGGTCCCTTTCCACGAGCGCAAATCTTACAGGAGGTTTCAGTTTTGCCGATGCTGCCAAAGGATTTGACAAGCAAACAATCATTGAGTCAGATTTGCTTAAAAAGATGGAAACGGGCGTGAGCTTTGCATCACTTGCTAccggaaaatctgaaaatttcttGACCAAACAAAACGCCCCCAATACTGGGTTCGTAGGTCTAACGGTGAAGGAGGATGTCTTCACCAGGATGGCTAACAGCAGCAAAAATGATAGTACCGGCGACACTGACGACAAAGGGGAAGCAGCGGGTGGTGATGAGAACTATGACCCCCATTATGAACCTATTATACAGTTGCCGGACGAAATCGAAGTGCGGACTGGCGAGGAGGAAGAGACAAAATTGTTCGGTTGCAGAGCAAAGCTATACCGGTACGACGCGGATACAAAGGAGTGGAAAGAACGAG gTGTTGGTGAGCTGAAAATTTTGTTCCATCCTGAACGAAAGAGCTACAGGTTGCTGATGAGGcgagaacaaatttttaaacttgTGCTAAACCACGTAATCTCCAGCGACCTACTTGTGACATCGATGAACAGCAAAGCGTTCATTTGGGCCGCCATGAATCATGCCGAGGAGGGTCCTCAGTTGGAAAAGTTAGCGGCGCGATTTAAGAACGAGGACCTTGCCGGTAACTTCAAGACTATACTGGATCAGTGCCAGGAAAATCTTCGACAAAAACCAGATCTAGAACCGGATCAGGACTAA